A DNA window from Pseudobdellovibrionaceae bacterium contains the following coding sequences:
- the ftsZ gene encoding cell division protein FtsZ, with product MFEIAQSTLETPGAKICVIGVGGGGGNVIKTMLGDNLQGVEFIVANTDRQALDSNPSSSKIYLGKSITKGLGAGANPEVGEQSALESEEEIKDMLAGHDMLFITAGMGGGTGTGAVPIIARIAKELGILTVGVVTKPFIFEGKKRTKNAERGIELLKSNVDTLIVIPNQKLLTIANEKTPLLETFRKADSVLLQAVKSISDLINVEGLINLDFADIKTVMQSRGVALMGSGVGSGESRAVEAAQAAIKSPLLENVSIDGATGVIINITGNSNLTLWEVNEAASLISNAADESAEIIFGSVIDENVKDDEIFVTVVATGFQEKDHSISYNTHSYAAATAASSPNNHNNTNIENMAQNFAKAKLASTPLNPTEEMPKANFSKSPAEEMPGANSSFPPNSSAKEGGKVQVDPTIEKAVENNATSEEKVNARELLLEKAKSFDIEASGASHLNSKEQLSMNLDDDKENHPIDIVKDIAKKVVKSPFKTGLDWASFKKKWVDLDK from the coding sequence ATGTTTGAAATTGCACAAAGTACCTTAGAGACTCCTGGCGCTAAAATTTGTGTTATAGGCGTTGGTGGTGGCGGAGGTAATGTTATTAAGACTATGTTAGGGGATAATCTACAAGGTGTGGAATTTATAGTTGCTAACACAGATAGACAAGCCTTAGATAGTAATCCTTCAAGTTCTAAAATTTATTTAGGAAAATCCATAACTAAAGGTTTGGGGGCAGGAGCTAACCCCGAAGTGGGCGAACAATCTGCCTTAGAATCAGAAGAAGAAATTAAAGACATGCTAGCAGGGCATGATATGTTATTTATTACCGCTGGAATGGGAGGGGGGACAGGCACTGGTGCCGTTCCGATTATTGCTCGCATTGCCAAAGAGTTAGGAATTTTAACAGTAGGTGTGGTAACTAAGCCATTTATTTTTGAAGGTAAAAAAAGAACAAAAAATGCAGAAAGAGGAATAGAGTTATTAAAGTCTAATGTAGATACTTTAATTGTTATTCCTAACCAAAAACTATTAACGATTGCTAATGAAAAAACTCCTTTATTAGAAACTTTCAGAAAAGCAGATTCTGTACTTTTACAAGCGGTTAAAAGTATTTCTGATTTAATTAATGTAGAAGGTTTAATTAATTTAGATTTTGCAGATATTAAAACAGTAATGCAGTCACGAGGTGTGGCTTTAATGGGAAGCGGTGTAGGTTCGGGAGAATCAAGAGCTGTCGAAGCAGCGCAAGCCGCTATTAAATCGCCATTGCTAGAAAATGTATCTATTGATGGGGCAACGGGAGTAATTATTAATATTACAGGAAACTCTAACCTAACTTTGTGGGAAGTTAACGAAGCGGCTTCTTTAATTTCTAATGCAGCCGATGAAAGTGCAGAAATTATATTTGGTTCTGTTATTGACGAAAATGTTAAAGATGACGAAATTTTTGTAACTGTTGTGGCTACAGGGTTTCAAGAAAAAGATCATTCAATATCTTACAATACGCATTCTTATGCTGCGGCTACTGCGGCTTCTTCGCCAAATAATCACAACAATACGAACATTGAAAACATGGCACAAAATTTTGCTAAAGCTAAATTGGCAAGCACGCCTTTAAACCCAACAGAAGAAATGCCAAAAGCGAATTTTTCAAAAAGTCCTGCAGAAGAAATGCCAGGGGCTAATTCTAGTTTTCCACCTAATAGCTCGGCAAAGGAAGGCGGAAAGGTGCAGGTAGACCCCACAATAGAAAAAGCTGTGGAAAATAATGCGACTTCTGAAGAAAAAGTAAATGCGCGCGAATTATTATTAGAAAAAGCAAAATCTTTTGATATAGAAGCTTCGGGAGCTTCACATTTAAATTCTAAAGAACAATTAAGCATGAACTTAGACGACGACAAAGAAAACCACCCTATTGATATAGTTAAAGACATAGCTAAAAAAGTGGTAAAATCTCCTTTCAAAACGGGCTTAGACTGGGCTTCTTTTAAAAAGAAGTGGGTTGATTTAGACAAATAA
- a CDS encoding UDP-2,3-diacylglucosamine diphosphatase produces MKLLFVSDVHLKEHQSLEYIHFLKFLKFILQSKNVDHLFLVGDIFDLWVSDKSIFFNHFSEVVILLQNIAEQGTKVHYFEGNHDLYINNYFKNKKNIITYNCPQTFYLNGLNLKIEHGDLINQEDYWYLKWKKIINSKSFKQWVRMCPGFFVFYLGSLLSFLSSLKNKISFLNKKPIEKELYEKNICKMLRNYAEVKCKNEEVDIFINGHVHVADLYQYQASGKEKYAINLGEWKKTPHVLSVVDKNIQLYKLDQFFLSFK; encoded by the coding sequence ATGAAACTATTATTTGTATCTGATGTTCATTTAAAAGAACATCAGAGCTTAGAGTATATTCACTTTTTAAAATTTTTAAAATTTATTTTGCAATCAAAAAATGTAGACCATTTATTTTTAGTGGGTGATATTTTTGATCTTTGGGTTTCTGATAAATCTATTTTTTTTAATCATTTTTCTGAAGTGGTAATTTTGCTACAAAATATTGCAGAGCAGGGAACAAAAGTGCATTATTTTGAAGGCAATCATGATTTATATATAAATAATTATTTTAAAAATAAAAAAAATATAATCACTTATAATTGCCCACAAACATTTTACCTTAATGGTTTAAATTTAAAAATAGAACATGGCGATTTAATTAATCAAGAAGATTATTGGTATCTTAAATGGAAAAAAATAATTAATTCTAAAAGTTTTAAGCAGTGGGTTAGAATGTGCCCTGGGTTTTTTGTATTTTATCTAGGTTCTTTATTAAGTTTTCTTAGCTCTTTAAAAAACAAAATATCTTTTTTAAATAAAAAACCTATAGAAAAAGAGCTGTATGAAAAAAACATTTGCAAAATGTTGCGTAATTACGCAGAAGTTAAATGCAAAAACGAAGAAGTAGATATTTTTATCAACGGGCATGTACATGTGGCCGATTTATACCAGTATCAAGCTTCAGGAAAAGAAAAATATGCAATTAACTTAGGAGAGTGGAAAAAAACACCCCATGTTTTATCTGTAGTAGATAAAAACATTCAACTTTATAAGCTAGATCAATTTTTTTTATCTTTTAAATAG
- a CDS encoding NAD(+)/NADH kinase: MSTWLKEKGKKTQLIESTKKPKTTANQDLVVTVGGDGTYLKVAQLFKTNPIPSVGINTGSLGFLTQVSEKKMKTFFNKVFAKKAVLHKHNLIKVKVKNRVFYALNDVSIERHNLSNLLSLTVNLFKKKIYTIRADGIILSTALGSTAYNLAAGGPILHPSLKNISVTPIAPHSLTVRPLVLNDDYQIDIQIKKTKHKNKKKSTLSIDGKRYCILNEDDNISISKSSYQHHSLKDRNFNYFSILKEKFNFGERI, from the coding sequence TTGTCGACATGGCTAAAAGAAAAAGGGAAGAAAACCCAACTTATTGAAAGCACTAAAAAACCAAAAACAACTGCTAACCAAGACCTTGTTGTTACTGTTGGAGGTGACGGCACCTACCTAAAAGTGGCGCAACTATTTAAAACCAATCCTATACCTAGTGTTGGAATTAACACGGGCTCTTTGGGGTTTTTAACACAAGTTTCTGAAAAAAAAATGAAAACCTTTTTTAATAAGGTCTTTGCAAAAAAAGCAGTTTTGCATAAGCACAATTTAATTAAAGTGAAAGTTAAAAACAGAGTGTTTTACGCTCTTAATGATGTTTCTATCGAACGCCACAACTTAAGCAATTTACTATCTTTAACTGTTAATTTGTTTAAGAAAAAAATTTACACCATAAGGGCCGATGGAATTATTTTGTCCACTGCCTTGGGTTCGACTGCATATAATTTAGCTGCAGGAGGCCCTATTTTGCACCCCTCTTTAAAAAATATCTCTGTTACCCCTATTGCTCCCCATAGCCTAACGGTACGGCCCCTTGTTTTAAATGATGATTATCAAATTGATATTCAAATAAAAAAAACAAAACATAAAAATAAAAAAAAATCTACACTTAGCATTGATGGAAAAAGGTATTGCATACTTAATGAAGACGATAATATCTCTATTAGCAAATCTTCTTACCAGCACCACAGCTTAAAAGATCGCAATTTTAATTACTTTTCTATATTAAAAGAAAAGTTTAATTTTGGAGAAAGAATATAA